Within Portunus trituberculatus isolate SZX2019 chromosome 3, ASM1759143v1, whole genome shotgun sequence, the genomic segment acacacacacacacacacacacacacacacacacacacacacgtgcccctCATTAGCAAGACAGGTGAGGTAGTGCTAAGTGAGCCCAGGTGACCCAAGCTGACCTGACCTCTTTGTACAGGTGAGGTCAGATGAGCTGCTAATTACAACTCACCTGTAAAAGACAATTAAGGaccagtgtgtctgtgtgtgtgtgtgtgtgtgtgtgtgtgtgtgtgtgtgtgtgtgtgtgtgcgtgtgtctctctctctctctctctctctctctctctctctctctctctctctctctctaatgatgtcatggtcagagagagagagagagagagagagagagagagagaaaatgagcgagataaaaaaaaatcagacaagacatgaatataaagaaaagaaatacaacacacacacacacacacacacacacacacacacacacacacacacacacacacacacacacacacacacacacacacacaagactcgACACGTTTGAGTCATCCTGCCTCGTGAGTTTAGGATGAGTCAGCGGTGAatcgtgagggaaaaaaatggatgacttaaggaggaaaatgtaataggtccttccttttttccttcttttttttttccttctctttgtggttgtgtaattttttgttgtttttctgtttcctgtgtctgttattcttgttttcctctttctttttctttttctttttttttttttttttttttccttttgtggtTGTATgattttacttgttttgttttgttttcttcgtttttctctcctttttctgtttcctgtgtctgtttctcttgttttccttttttttctttttctcttttttccctttttcttttgagattgtattattttacttgttttttttctttctctctttctcctttttctgtttctcttgttttccttttcctcttctttctctctctctctctctctctctctctctctctctctctctctctctctctctctcttgtctctagggatcttttatatttactttttttttctttttattgtagttttcttttctttttttttcgtttctctctccttttcctgtttttttctctttgtctctttggttttcctttccttcgtttcttccatcttctattttcaggttccttttaattttgctttctttttttttcttgttttttttgtctatttatcattttcctattttcttttcgttttcgttttttccgccttgttttttttatggttctttttatttcttcttgttttcttgttttctctgtttttttctgcctttcttattttctctatctttttctccctttcctattttcctgttttctttctcttttccttatttcattttctatcatgttttttttttcaggattcttttatttttcacttcctttttctccttccttttctcttgtttttattttttttctcattttttctttttattctatttttatgatctttctcctttttcccttctctatcttctttctcctttacttctttccttattttctcctttcccttttctttccctctcattcacctctcctctctttgtttctccctcttttccattcttttccctattctctccctcttctttccttcgtctgtCTTCcgattcctttcctccatcctcctccttcaactacTGCGTCACTCGAAAGATTTACGCAttatcaccctccctctctctctctctctctctctctctctctcgtgtcactcCGGCACTCTCTCCCCTTGACCTCTCTTAACGGGTCATACACTGGGCGCTTTATGACCTCCTTGCTGCGTCCTCTAAGCCTCACAAGATTTAAGGGACTATTTTGAAGGAGTATTGCGCGGTGCCTTCACTGTTTCAAGAGGTTGTGGTTGAAGGGGCGCAGGTTTTGAAGGgttatagtagttgtagtaacaggttagtggaagaaagagaaacgctCCTGAGAAGCCGGCCTTGCAAAGTAGTCTTGCCGAGAGAGCTTTGGCTAGTGTTTTTGATAGATTTAGTTATGTGGAGGCTTCACTGCTTGTGTCACGCTGCAGTGGATGGGGCTGAGGTTTTCATGGCTCCATTCATATCTTAAGGATTATAGATTGTTAACACACACCATTGCCGTTTCCTTGGGTTATCCAAGGTGGCTTGGTCATTCTACCGTTCTACAAGCAATAGAGTGCCTTCAGCCTTCATTACTGACCCAGAGGACCCTCACCTACATAGTACtgacctcccttctctctctcctcgccagGCCGAGCTGGACCGGTACCTGCCCAGCCTGCAGGAGGGGTCCGTGCAGCCCCGCCGCGACTCCGCCTCGCAGATCAACGACTTCTTCAATGACGAGGGCGACGCGAGGGACCCCGCGGGGTGTGGGtgggcgggcggcgggcggcgaggCGGCGGCAGCACGTACGTGTCCCCGGTGAGCCAGAGGGACGTGTTTGACGAGGACGTGTTCATCAAGCCGGAGCCCGTGACGCTCAACGTGTGGGAGGACGTGGGCCCGTCCCTGCGCCAGCTGGAGGCTGAGGCCCAGGAGGTGCTGCAGCCCCCCCTGACACACTACCCCCACCCTCCCATCACACCTAAGCTGGAGGATCCACCTTTCGCGCCCTGCCAACTGTCACTGGAGGGCCTGTCCACCCCTtccccgccaccgccaccgcccccACAACTCCTGCCGCAGagactccccctcccctccaccccaacactcacccccacctccacccacccaGCCTTCAGGTTCCCCTCCACCAGCACAGTGGGCCCCTCCCCGCGCCTGTGCATGCCCCCCACGCCCCCAGCCTCGGACCACGGCTCCCCCGCTGACCTCAACTTCCGCCGCACGCCCCCGCCGCCCTATGTGGTGCCCCTCTCGCCCAACTCAGCGGGCATCAGCGGGGTGGGAGTTGCCTCCACGTGCACGGCGGGGCTGGGAGGGGGCGGACCCAGCTTGGCGTCGCCCCCCCTGCCCGCCAGCCTGCTGGGGGAGCCCGGGATGGTGAAGTACTCCAGGAGAAACAACCCCGAGCTGGAGAAGAGACGTATCCACCATTGTGACTTCctcggtgagtgtgtgtgtgtgtgtgtgtgtgtgtgtgtgtgtgtgtgtgtgtgtgtgtgttggtgtgtctgtgtgcggaATGAAATAGATCATGCAGTAAAGagcaagaaagaagggagatatgagagagagagagagagagagagagagagagagagagagagagagagagacggaaaacaGAAATGTATCTTTTACccccccacgtctctctctctctctctctctctctctctctctctctctcttcctccgctctatacatcctcctcctttacctctccctctctctcccctctcaccttcacagcgcccctctcacctctccctctccccccacagGCTGCACCAAAGTCTATACCAAGTCGTCACACCTCAAGGCACACCAGAGAATTCACACAGGTAAGCTAATTAatctgtaggtggtggtggtggtggtggtggtggtaattattgtttatcttcttcgtcttcttttattcatggtcgtctgtttttcttgttctttattagttctttctttcttctttattttcttcttcttcttcttcttcttcttcttcttcttcttcttctgcttcttcctgattatcgttattattgatctttctttt encodes:
- the LOC123509247 gene encoding dendritic arbor reduction protein 1-like; this encodes MDAVCERVRRVAVISDDDHIVPDCDDHMSDHHHHHHHYHHHLHHDNSQALQPCPSDSAELDRYLPSLQEGSVQPRRDSASQINDFFNDEGDARDPAGCGWAGGGRRGGGSTYVSPVSQRDVFDEDVFIKPEPVTLNVWEDVGPSLRQLEAEAQEVLQPPLTHYPHPPITPKLEDPPFAPCQLSLEGLSTPSPPPPPPPQLLPQRLPLPSTPTLTPTSTHPAFRFPSTSTVGPSPRLCMPPTPPASDHGSPADLNFRRTPPPPYVVPLSPNSAGISGVGVASTCTAGLGGGGPSLASPPLPASLLGEPGMVKYSRRNNPELEKRRIHHCDFLGCTKVYTKSSHLKAHQRIHTGEKPYRCQWPECQWRFARSDELTRHYRKHTGAKPFKCKVCERSFARSDHLALHMKRHMPKTQK